GCTAAAAGTGGTGTGAGCGGTGCGGGGAAAAAGTGTACTGAAAAGACACATTTTGTTTCAATTGATGAGAATATTTTCGCTTATAATCCGATGATGCATCGTCATGAGCCAGAAATCAAAGAAAAGATGCGATTGCACTCAGGCAAAGATTTTGATGTTAATTTTATTCCGCATCTGTTGCCAATCATCAGAGGTGAGATGGTGGATAGTTACATGTTGCTTCAAGAAGAAGGCATTGATCCTTTGGCAATCCTAAAAGAGTATTACAAAGATGAACCTTTTGTGAGGATTTTTGATCATCCTGTGGATATGAAATCTCCAAGTGGTACTCATTTTTGCGACATTTTTGCCAAAGTTGTGGGTAAAAAACTTTACCTTAATGCGGCCATTGATAATATTTTAAGAGGGTCATCCTCACAAGCAGTGGCTAATGCCAACTTGATGTTTGGATTTGATGAAAACTTGGGCATGCCGATTATTGCATATGTGCCTTGATATCAAAGAAGGTGCCATCTTTATAAGTGATGCGCATGATAACGATCAGCGAGACTATTTTTGGCAATTTTTGCAACTCATTGCAACCAAACAGATAAAAACGCCACAACTTTTTCTCATGGGAGACATGTTTGATTTGCTTGTGGGTGAAGTGCAATATTTAACAGAGAAATATAAAAAGTACATTCAATTACTCGAGCAATTAGCTAGGGAAATTGATATCTATTATCTAGAAGGCAATCATGATTTTGCACTGAAAGCACTGTTTCATCATGTGCATGTATACACCATCGAAGAACAACCCCTTATCGCAAGGATTTTGGGACAAAAAGTGCTGTTATTACATGGGGATAAATACGGGAGTATATGGCATCGTGTATATACAAAAATGATACGAAATAGGCTATTGTTGAGGGTATTGAACCTTTGTGATGTCTGGTGTCAATCGTGTATTTCAAAGAAGATTTCAAACCGACTGCTCCAAAAAAATATTTGCACACAGATTGAGGGATTTC
This genomic window from Sulfurospirillum sp. 1612 contains:
- a CDS encoding UDP-2,3-diacylglucosamine diphosphatase codes for the protein MKTWACRLLHMCLDIKEGAIFISDAHDNDQRDYFWQFLQLIATKQIKTPQLFLMGDMFDLLVGEVQYLTEKYKKYIQLLEQLAREIDIYYLEGNHDFALKALFHHVHVYTIEEQPLIARILGQKVLLLHGDKYGSIWHRVYTKMIRNRLLLRVLNLCDVWCQSCISKKISNRLLQKNICTQIEGFPHIIDTKIQNFMTKETDFIAEGHYHQNKAFECHDIQYINFSSFACEQSYFVVQFNTDIKFIEKKLRGFDV